The region AGCAATGTTCGCCAGCGTACAGTCAAGTGGGGAACAAGGGGGTAAAGCGGCGAAAAGAAGCCAGTTGCCTGCGTCTTTTCGCCCTTCGCTGCGGCGCCATTCCTACCACCAAAAGTGGCGCCAGACAAGCGGGTGCAAGGCCGTCAGGCTGGCTCGGTAAACACCTTACGCATCTTCTCGGCGATCTTGCCTTCAATCGTGGAGGCGAAGGCGCTGAGCATGAAACCCAGCTTGATTTGCAGTTGCGCCTGCTCTTTTTCAAGCGTCAGCGAACCATCGACGCCGCTGCGCTCGAAACGCAGCACGTCGCCATCCCAGGCGCACGCCAGGTCATATTCCTGGGCCAGCTTGTCGGCCACTTGCTGCGCCGCTTCACGCGCCTTTACCGCTGTCAGCTTATGTTGCTGAACTATATTTATATCCGCCATCAAACGATCCTTTTATTAAAAACGGGGGCAATACGGCCAGCATCATACCAGCCGCGCTGCGGCAGGCGCGGCCGCGGCCAGCGTCGGCACGCCGAAAAAACCTGCGTTTTCCTCTGCATCGCTTGCGCTGCATCAAACCGTAGCAAGCGATGCGGGCCGACTATTCCTGTTCCAGCTGCGCGTGTCTTGGAGAGCTATCATGGACCAGAAAGTCATCGTGCCGGTCGAAGCCGTGCTGACCCAATGCGTGTCCCTGCCCGTCGGCTATGTCCCCACGCCGTCGGCGCCCTACCGCCAGCACCGCAAGAATGCGCAGCTCACCCTGCAGCCGGGTCCGCCCCGCGTGCTCGATCCCGCCACGCGCAAGCTTGAAGCCGTGCCCATCGGCTCGCGCGTGCTGATCTGGAAGCAGGATCCGTCCGTCAGCGAGCTGGGCACGCGCAAGGCCTTCCTGCCCGGCCTGATCCTGCAGGGCCCGCGCGACGCGCGCATCACGTTTGGCGAACCGGGCATCGCCCAGGTCAGCCCGAATGCCTTCGGCGACTTCATCGTCTCGCCCAATACCGACCAGTTCGACGCCGTCCACACCTATGCCATCGTGCGCATGACGCTCACCATGTACCAGCGCGCGCTGGCCAGCAACGACACGGCGCCGCCGCTGCCATGGCAATGGAATAGCGCCAGCAACACGGCGCCCCTGCGCGTGTTTCCGCACGGCTTGCCCAATGTCATGAACGCCTATTACAGCCGCAGCGACAAGGCCCTCAAGTTCGGCGACTTCATCCCCAGCGGCGCCACCGAGCGCGTCTACACCTGCCGCTCGCTCGACATCGTCTCGCATGAAAC is a window of Janthinobacterium sp. 1_2014MBL_MicDiv DNA encoding:
- a CDS encoding polyhydroxyalkanoic acid system family protein, whose translation is MADINIVQQHKLTAVKAREAAQQVADKLAQEYDLACAWDGDVLRFERSGVDGSLTLEKEQAQLQIKLGFMLSAFASTIEGKIAEKMRKVFTEPA